CAGAGCGCCGATGCCGGCCGGGCCGTAGTAGACTCCCGAGTCCACGGCGACGAGGCCGGCGAAGATACGGCGGGCTTCCGCCGTCTGGCCTTGTTCGAGCAGCATCGCACCCACACCCGCCAGCGCCGCCATGTCGGCCTCGGATAGCTTGAGCCAGGCGTTGAGGGGCAATTGCCCCTGAGCCATACGCAGGATCGCGTTTTCCTCCATCCTTAGCGGTCTCCTTTTATCGAATGTTGCTGATTGCGGTCTTGGCCATTTCGGCGAGTTGCTGAAGCAGCTTGGAGACGGTCTCGAACATCTGCCGCGCCTGCATCATCAGCTTCTGGGCCTTCAACTGATCCGACGGCTTGTCGGACATGGCGAGCTTCTCCGCCTGCGCCATCATGTCGTCGATCGACCCCCACGAGCCGCTGCTCACCGGAAGGGAATCCGTCCCGGAAAAACTTGCCGATGGCGGAGCGGCCGCGCTTCCGCCCGGCGAAACCGCCTGGGGTTCGAGGCGGGCGATCAACGCATCCATCTGCCCGAGCAGTTGTTGAATGGCGGCTTCGCCCTGCAGGCCCGGGCAGCAGGACGGACTCAGATTGCCGATAGCCTCGCGCAGGCCGCCGATGTCGCCATTCCAGGTGAACGGCAGAGGCTCGCCGGCGGCCGCCGGAGCGGTTTGCGCGGCAAGCGGACGCAGCGCCTCGAGAACGGCCGTCAACTCCTGCCATTGGGCCGGGCTCTGGAGACGGCGGCTGGCATCCGTAAGAACGCCTTGGGCGGCTTGGGTGGCTGAGGCCGGCGCCATGGCCGGCCTCCCCATGTTCGAACCGATCGCACTCATCGCGGTCTCCCCTACGCCATCGCCGTCTGAAGACGGTCGATGCTCGATTCGAGAGCGCCGATGGATTGGAGGATCGCTCGGGCGCGGTTGGCGCCTTCGTCGCGGCCCTCGGGGTCGAGCTCCATGGCCCGGCTGAGCGGCCCGGCGGCGCCGGCTACATCGCCGGTGCGGAGGAGCGCTTCGCCGAGGTTGGCTTGGACGGATGCGTCGTTGGGGTTGAGTTCGGCTGCCTTGGCGAGGTGGCCGACGGCGGCGGCCGCGTCGCCGCGGAAGAGCGCGATGGCGCCGAGGCCGGCGTGGCCGTAGTAGAGCGACGGCTGGACGGCCGTGAGGCCTTCGAACAGCGTCCGTGCGTCGTCAACCTGGCCCTGGAGGTAGAGGTTCGAGGCGAGCGCGGCGATGCCCAGCAGTTGCGGCTCGTTGAGCCCGAAGAAGGCATTGAGACCGGCCTCTCCGGCGAGGACTTGTTGGAGGGTTGGCATGTATCGGTGCTCCTTTATTTCACGTTGCCCATCGCGGTCTTGAACATGTCGGCCAGTTGCGACAGGAGCTTCGAGATGGTCTGAAACATCTGCTGGGCCTGCTGCATGAGCTTTTGGGCCTTTAACTGGTCCGAGGGGTTCTTCGACATGGCGAGCTTTTCGGCCTCGGCCATCATCGAGTCGATGTTGCCCCACTGGGATTCCGAACTGAGGATGCCTGAGCTCGAAGCGGGCGAACTGCTCGCTTGGGCCGAAGCGCTCGGGCCCGAACCCACGGAAGACGCGCTTTCCGGCGCCGGTGCGGCGCTGGACGCGGCGCCGGAGGTCCCTCCGCCCGACAACTGCCGCAGGGCGTTCTCAAGAGCCGGCATCAACGGACCGAGAAGATCCTTGAGCGAACCGAGCGCGCCGAAGGGATTCTTCATCGCGTCGGCCATGGGCGAACCGGCCGGAGCGGAGAACGGGAGCGCCTGCGCCGAGACGCGGATGGAGATCGTCCCGTTTTGGCCGATGCTCAACTGCTGCTGGAGCGCGGTGACTCGGCCGAGCTGTTCCTGCAGCCGCAGGCGCGCCTGATGCATTTCGGCGATGTTGAACCCGCCGCCGGCGGAGCCCG
This DNA window, taken from Bryobacteraceae bacterium, encodes the following:
- a CDS encoding tetratricopeptide repeat protein; amino-acid sequence: MPTLQQVLAGEAGLNAFFGLNEPQLLGIAALASNLYLQGQVDDARTLFEGLTAVQPSLYYGHAGLGAIALFRGDAAAAVGHLAKAAELNPNDASVQANLGEALLRTGDVAGAAGPLSRAMELDPEGRDEGANRARAILQSIGALESSIDRLQTAMA